gttgttattatttggatattgtataactcttattttattattaattttgttactattttagaggcatttgcttattaagttacacctattttaatattatttaagtataaatataataataattcattattagtattatttaagtataaatcgAGCCCAAACATAGCAAACGggtctaaaataattataattcattaTTGGATTGAGGTAGAACACGAGGCTTGACTCTCaacttgttaaaatatatttttggtacccatatttgatttcaattttaaatttagtatctAAGTTTGACTTCAATGTTTAGTTTGAAACTTGAGTTTTTCATATTAATGCTTGAGTTTTTTTGTCACATATAAGTACCTAAGTTTtactttaatgtttaatttggcacttgagttttttcttttgtcCCAATTAAGTACCGATGATTCTTTTACTAAGGCactcatgtaaaatatttattgaagtaCATGATGTTGtttagtttaggtaccaaattaaacattgaaacCAAATATAAGCACTAAATGGTATATTAACCCTTAACTTTATCATATAGggacctaaatttaacaaaaaaattaactgtGTTAGCAATTAGACCtcaattctaaaatttgaaaagtggAAAAAGTAAGttcctgaaaataaaaatataggactaaattttaaatttatgaatagtACAGGACctacaacatattttaaccctTTGAAAAATCAACGATTGGACCACTTTTAGCAAATAGCAGGAAATTGCATCCATGTGGTCTAGTTTTTAAGTCAAGTCAGCTGTTGTAGGACCTGCcgacaataataataataaccactCGTTATTGGATTGAGGTAGAAGACGAGGCATGACTCTAAACttcctttaattttaaagttaatatattatttagtacctatatttaattttaacgtTCAATtcgatattaaaatttttttttcttaaattggtacctgatttttttttttgtattgatacTTGAGTTTTCTTTGCCCCATACTAGTATTTAGGTTTgacttcaatattcaatttaacaCGTAAGTTTTTCTTTTGTCCCAACTAAATACCTATGTTTTTTTTACTAGGGCGaacatgtcaaatatttattgaacCATATGATGTCGTTTAGTTTGGGTACCGAATTGAACATTAAAGCCAAACTTAggttccaaattaaaaaaaaagattaggtaccaaattgaaaattcaagccaaatgtaagtaccaaatgatatattaacccttaattttgtcatatatatatatatatatatattatggagtctacaaaaaaatacatcagttttcaaaaattatttagtGGTTAAATATAAGGTTGTCTTTTGTTGTGTtcattttataatgttatttgaTCAAAAACTTCCTTCggattaaatgtaaaatattggCATAATCCTCTCTTACTTTTCAAAGTCTTGCAAGGCCTTGTTCTTGGAAATTTCCCATGTCCAGTGAGAGATGTAGAGTGATATCTATATATTTACGATCATTTTCAAAGCTTTTGCAATAAGTTCTTTATCACAATCTTGCTGTCCGAAGAAATTCCTGTCTATAGATATGGACTGTTCCATATTCTGTAGGACGAAACTTTGTTTTAAtgctttcttcttcttgtttatCATCTCCTCTTTCACATGTCTTCATGTAGTCTTCGGCACAGCAAGTGAATTTGATTATGGCGTTCATTGTAACTCAGTTGTTCATGAATCCAAACCAGTTGATGAGGAGTTCAATATCATGCCTTTCCCTGGACGTCAAAATGGTTACTTCAGTGGTGGTGATAAAGTCCTAAACAATCCTCCTTCACGTTCCTACTCTCCACCGGAATCTAAAACGTTCCTTTTCGAAACTCACCACGTATATACAACCGATGCTGATGACGTCTTTATGGTGGAAGGAAACCTGATTTTTCAAACCTCGTTTTACTATGAACAGAGTATCTCCTCTGGAAGCTCATACGTTATAAGTTCAAGCGATTCAAGCGACCGTGGGACACTGGACTTTGATTTTCGAGGCTTCTGGTCTCGAACAACCGGGAAGCTTTGCATGGTGGGATCGAGTTATGCTTACTCCAAAGAAGGTAAACTGCTTCATCTTGCTGCTGTTCTTAAGATTAATAATCTTAGGAAGTCAAGTACAATCAGAACTTTAGTGACTGGTACCCTGGATAGCTTGAATTCAATTGGTGATCCAAATCACTTTGAGCAAATTTCACTGCTGATGTTTCCTCAAGCAAATTACGCTTACACCATGGTTTCAAAACAGTTTAGTGAAGGGTGTCCTCGGGGAGCCGATGTCCAACCGATGTCGTCCCTCCGCTTATCGCAAACTCGAACTATTTGTGATATGTTAGGTGGAAGCAATGCTTTCGAATTGGAGTATACTGGCAGTTGTAATTCTTCAAAGAGTTGCAATCCATTTGGTGATGGTATTGGATATTTACCTTCAGTAATATCGTTGAGTATGATTCAGTGCTCAAACGATAGGCTAAGCTTGAGGTTTCTGATAGAATTTCGGAACGATAGCTATCAGGGATACTATAGCTCTCCCAATCTCAACACTTCATTAATTGGAGAAGGATCTTGGGATGCAAAGAGTAATCGGCTTTGTATCATTGCTTGCCGAATCTATGATGCATCGAGCTCCTTGGAGAAGTCTCATGTTGGAGACTGCACGACACGGTTGAGCTTAAGATTCCCAGCAATCTTGTCTATCAGAAACACAAGCACCATTGTAGGAGAAATTTGGAGTGAGAAGCCTAGGAATGAAGGTGGTTTCTTTGACAGGGTCGAGTTCCGAAATACTGGACGTTATGGAGGAGGAATTCAACTTCAAGGTTTGAAGTATGTATACACGGAAATGGACGAAGTGGAGAAATCATGTCCAAAGAAGAATCCTAAGACTAAAAGCATTAAGGGACACTATCCAGATGGCTATTCTGGTAATCTGGGTTTTAGTATGTCGATCATCAAAGGTTCCAAAGGAAGAATCGGATGGGGTTCTTCGGATCCTCTTGCGGTAGGTGATCAGCAAGATCAGAGATTTCCGTCTCTAATACCATCCTCAAGCTCAAAGCCTAAAAGTTCTGGCGTTGAATCCAATTCCAGCAGTGGCTTGCTTAATATCAGCTATAAAATGAGTATCATGTTGCGTAGTTCGGAATTGGATGGTGGCCTTAATCTGGTTAACGAATCTTCAAATGAATATTTGGAAACCGAAATCCAAATTTCTGCTGAAGGGGTTTACGATACAGCAACAGGTAGCCTATGCATGGTTGGCTGCAAACATTTAAGGTCAGGTGACAAAACATTTTCAAGCCATTCGATGGATTGCGAGATCCTGGTGAAAATCAATTTTCCTCCATTGAACTCGGACAGGAGAAGTAAGATCAAAGGAAGCATCGAAAGCACACGTGAAGAAATTGATCCTCTGTCCTTCAAGCCCCTGCAGTTTTCGGGAAGAGCTTATTATCGCAGTTGGGTTGCGGAATCAATTTGGAGAATGGATTTCGAGATGATCATGTTGGTAATATCCAATACTCTTGCAATTATCTTTGTTGCATTTCAAATCTTTCATGTCAGGAAGCACCGTGGCATTGGTCCTCTGGTTTCACTTCTAATGCTTGTTATTCTAGCCCTGGGACACTTGATCCCTTTGGTTCTAAACTTCGAAGCAATGTTCATTCAAGATAGCGAGAGATCGGTCTTGATTAGAGGTGGAACGTGGCTCGAAATGAACGAGGTTATCATTAGAGTCGTCACAATGGTGGCTTTTCTGCTGCAAGTCCGTCTTCTGATGCTCTCATGGACTGCTAGATGCTCcactgaaaagaaaaagaccTTTTGGATTGCAGAAAAAAGGGGGATCTATGTGTGTGTTCCAGTGTACGTAATCGGAGCTATTATCGCCTTTTTGGTTAAGTCAAGGCAGAATGTACATCTAACTTGGTACTACATAGATGAAATCATTTTGGGGAGTTCAAGAGCTTATGCTGGTTTGGTACTGGATGCCTTTCTTTTTCCACAAATAATCTTCAATATGTTCCAGAACTTGAGAGAACCAgcactttctcatttcttttacaTCGGAATCACCCTTGTTCGCCTCGTACCCCATGGATATGATCTGTACAGAGCAAACAGCTATGCTGATATAGATGACTCGTACATCTACGGAGATCATGGTGCAGATTACTACTCAACTGCTTGGGACTTCATTATTATTGTGTTGGGTATATTCTTTGCTGTGATCATACACTACCAACAGCGCCTCGGTGGTCGATATTTCCTTCTGAAGAGGTTCCAAGAATCTGTGATAGATGAGGAATTTCCGGTAGATTCAGAAGAACAATTGCCATTGAGATATAGCACCTAGTGCATGCTTTAAGTGTTGTTAACTACTTTTGCTTACCATGGACTTGTTTTTAGTACTGATtcgaaataataaaaagaactaTTCTAAAAAATGTTCTATTGTAGCTTAGGTGAGTGTTGGGTAAGAATATATGTCcaatatgaataaatttgaagaGTACATCTCCTTATCCATGTTTAAATATGTACCCAACATGGATACAAAGAGAAGATTTAAACtgataataattcattaatcaTACGAAGTCCATAGATATGACCATTCCATCATAGTGTACAATGAGACTCAGACATAAGACAGACAGGCATGAAAACGCATTCAATGTCTCAAACTACAACAACAAAACaccaatttattcaactcaatt
This sequence is a window from Gossypium raimondii isolate GPD5lz chromosome 5, ASM2569854v1, whole genome shotgun sequence. Protein-coding genes within it:
- the LOC105784897 gene encoding uncharacterized protein LOC105784897, translated to MDCSIFCRTKLCFNAFFFLFIISSFTCLHVVFGTASEFDYGVHCNSVVHESKPVDEEFNIMPFPGRQNGYFSGGDKVLNNPPSRSYSPPESKTFLFETHHVYTTDADDVFMVEGNLIFQTSFYYEQSISSGSSYVISSSDSSDRGTLDFDFRGFWSRTTGKLCMVGSSYAYSKEGKLLHLAAVLKINNLRKSSTIRTLVTGTLDSLNSIGDPNHFEQISLLMFPQANYAYTMVSKQFSEGCPRGADVQPMSSLRLSQTRTICDMLGGSNAFELEYTGSCNSSKSCNPFGDGIGYLPSVISLSMIQCSNDRLSLRFLIEFRNDSYQGYYSSPNLNTSLIGEGSWDAKSNRLCIIACRIYDASSSLEKSHVGDCTTRLSLRFPAILSIRNTSTIVGEIWSEKPRNEGGFFDRVEFRNTGRYGGGIQLQGLKYVYTEMDEVEKSCPKKNPKTKSIKGHYPDGYSGNLGFSMSIIKGSKGRIGWGSSDPLAVGDQQDQRFPSLIPSSSSKPKSSGVESNSSSGLLNISYKMSIMLRSSELDGGLNLVNESSNEYLETEIQISAEGVYDTATGSLCMVGCKHLRSGDKTFSSHSMDCEILVKINFPPLNSDRRSKIKGSIESTREEIDPLSFKPLQFSGRAYYRSWVAESIWRMDFEMIMLVISNTLAIIFVAFQIFHVRKHRGIGPLVSLLMLVILALGHLIPLVLNFEAMFIQDSERSVLIRGGTWLEMNEVIIRVVTMVAFLLQVRLLMLSWTARCSTEKKKTFWIAEKRGIYVCVPVYVIGAIIAFLVKSRQNVHLTWYYIDEIILGSSRAYAGLVLDAFLFPQIIFNMFQNLREPALSHFFYIGITLVRLVPHGYDLYRANSYADIDDSYIYGDHGADYYSTAWDFIIIVLGIFFAVIIHYQQRLGGRYFLLKRFQESVIDEEFPVDSEEQLPLRYST